In Nocardioides sp. JQ2195, a genomic segment contains:
- a CDS encoding type II secretion system F family protein — protein sequence MNGSPLTWALVAAGLAATSVWLCRPLPRLRHGRRGLMLVSLLGSGMVLAVSRAGGAPWRVTVPVLIAVAAAFGVASIRARRRRAVLAAATGAQIQEVCEILGAELAAGLPVGTCLREAAVAWPPLRRAVGAHAMGGSVPDLLRGLAGEPGAGDLRLVAAAWQVAARSGSGLAHSLGEVAQTLRAREGTRRVVRSELASARSTARLMAVLPVLTLAMGSGVGGDPVAFLFGTPLGWGCLALGLFLLVTGLWWIESISAGVEATA from the coding sequence ATGAACGGCTCGCCCCTGACCTGGGCGCTGGTCGCCGCCGGGCTCGCCGCGACGTCCGTGTGGTTGTGCCGACCACTGCCCCGGCTGCGGCACGGGCGCCGAGGCCTCATGTTGGTCTCGCTCCTCGGGTCGGGGATGGTCCTGGCCGTCTCCCGGGCCGGTGGTGCCCCGTGGCGGGTGACCGTGCCCGTGCTGATCGCGGTGGCCGCCGCGTTCGGGGTCGCCTCGATCCGTGCGCGACGACGACGGGCAGTCCTGGCCGCGGCGACGGGCGCCCAGATCCAGGAGGTCTGCGAGATCCTGGGCGCCGAGCTCGCTGCTGGTCTCCCCGTCGGCACGTGCCTGCGCGAAGCGGCCGTGGCATGGCCGCCGCTGCGTCGAGCGGTGGGCGCACACGCGATGGGCGGATCGGTGCCCGACCTGTTGCGCGGGCTCGCGGGCGAGCCGGGTGCCGGCGACCTTCGGCTGGTCGCTGCCGCGTGGCAGGTTGCCGCTCGCTCCGGCAGCGGGTTGGCCCACTCGTTGGGCGAGGTGGCCCAGACCCTGCGGGCTCGCGAGGGCACACGCAGGGTGGTGCGCTCCGAGCTGGCGTCGGCGCGCTCCACGGCACGGTTGATGGCTGTCCTTCCGGTGCTCACACTGGCGATGGGATCAGGGGTGGGTGGCGACCCGGTGGCCTTCCTGTTCGGCACCCCTCTGGGGTGGGGGTGCCTGGCCCTGGGGTTGTTCCTCCTGGTGACCGGACTGTGGTGGATCGAGTCGATCTCCGCCGGTGTCGAGGCGACGGCATGA
- a CDS encoding TadA family conjugal transfer-associated ATPase, with protein MSDDVSADLLDTVRDQLARDGHLLTPQRVAQALRATGRPVGDATVLAVHEALRADLAGAGLLEPLLREEGVTDVLVNGAESVWVDRGHGLERADLTFPHDESVRRLAQRLAAAGGRRLDDASPCVDVRLRDGTRCHAVLAPVSRPGTVISLRVPRRAGWSLEQLADHSALGPAALAVVRRVVAARLSFLVSGGTGSGKTTLLAAMLAEVDPLHRIVLVEDSSELRPEHPHVVGLEARVANVEGAGEIPLRTLVRQALRMRPDRLVVGEVRGVEVADLLAALNTGHEGGCGTVHANSATDVPARLEALALPAGMGREAVHSQIAAALDVVLHLGRTRGGVRHLAEVAVPARGPDGLVSMATALTFDAEGNVTEGPGIVGLADRLER; from the coding sequence GTGAGCGATGACGTGTCCGCGGACCTGCTCGACACCGTCCGTGACCAGCTGGCGCGTGACGGCCACCTGCTCACACCACAACGCGTGGCGCAGGCGTTGCGGGCAACTGGTCGTCCGGTCGGTGATGCCACCGTCCTGGCTGTTCACGAGGCGCTGCGTGCCGACCTGGCGGGAGCTGGTCTCCTCGAGCCGCTGCTCCGCGAGGAGGGCGTGACCGACGTGTTGGTCAACGGTGCGGAGTCGGTGTGGGTCGACCGGGGCCACGGACTGGAACGAGCCGACCTCACGTTCCCCCACGACGAGTCGGTGCGACGGCTCGCCCAGCGTCTTGCCGCTGCTGGAGGTCGGCGCCTCGATGACGCGTCGCCCTGTGTCGACGTACGCCTGCGCGACGGAACCCGCTGCCACGCCGTGCTGGCTCCGGTCTCCCGACCGGGAACCGTGATCTCGCTGCGGGTCCCGCGCCGGGCCGGTTGGTCGCTCGAGCAGCTGGCCGACCACTCCGCGCTGGGGCCGGCCGCCCTGGCCGTCGTCCGCCGCGTGGTCGCGGCCCGACTCTCGTTCCTGGTGTCGGGTGGCACCGGCTCCGGGAAGACCACGCTGCTGGCAGCGATGCTGGCCGAGGTGGACCCCCTGCACCGCATCGTCCTGGTCGAGGACTCCAGTGAGCTGCGACCCGAGCACCCCCACGTGGTCGGTCTCGAGGCCAGGGTCGCCAATGTCGAAGGTGCTGGGGAGATCCCACTGCGCACCCTGGTGCGCCAAGCACTCCGGATGCGACCGGATCGGTTGGTGGTCGGCGAGGTCCGCGGCGTGGAGGTGGCTGATCTGCTGGCCGCCCTCAACACCGGGCACGAGGGCGGTTGCGGCACCGTCCACGCCAACTCGGCGACGGACGTGCCGGCCCGGCTCGAGGCGCTGGCGCTTCCTGCCGGCATGGGACGCGAGGCCGTGCACAGCCAGATCGCGGCGGCGCTCGACGTGGTGCTCCACCTCGGCCGCACCCGTGGGGGAGTCCGCCACCTCGCGGAGGTCGCAGTTCCCGCTCGAGGTCCCGACGGGCTGGTGTCGATGGCGACGGCGCTGACCTTCGACGCGGAGGGCAACGTGACCGAGGGGCCCGGGATCGTCGGCCTGGCCGATCGCCTGGAGCGATGA